Proteins from a genomic interval of Paenibacillus lentus:
- a CDS encoding helix-turn-helix domain-containing protein yields the protein MADRIGERIQNFRLEQGLSLSELANRADVAKSYLSNVERNIQSNPSIQFIEKIADALNVTIPMLLYGDSSPEHLLDPEWSLLVQEAMKSGISKQEFKNFLDFQKWKLEQSLTPNPNQENNKS from the coding sequence ATGGCAGATCGCATTGGAGAGCGCATACAGAATTTCCGTCTGGAGCAGGGGCTATCCTTATCAGAGCTTGCGAACAGAGCGGATGTCGCTAAATCCTATTTAAGCAACGTCGAGCGAAATATACAAAGCAACCCTTCCATTCAATTCATCGAGAAAATCGCTGACGCCTTAAATGTAACGATTCCCATGCTGCTGTATGGAGACTCGTCCCCGGAGCATCTGTTGGATCCGGAATGGTCACTCCTCGTGCAGGAAGCAATGAAATCAGGGATCAGCAAACAGGAGTTCAAAAATTTCCTTGATTTTCAAAAATGGAAGCTCGAGCAAAGCCTAACGCCGAATCCAAATCAGGAAAATAACAAATCATAA
- a CDS encoding YuiB family protein, translating into MGWLVVLILMVLFFVMMFGIGFILNMLMKTTWFPAYVFIIVILPIVVYSLWNHEQSFWSYVASYRLVDYLTAVAGLLGAILSGWTIRKLRQGGYKMF; encoded by the coding sequence ATGGGTTGGCTAGTCGTACTGATATTGATGGTCCTTTTCTTTGTTATGATGTTTGGTATCGGATTTATTCTTAATATGCTGATGAAAACAACATGGTTTCCGGCTTATGTTTTTATTATTGTCATTTTGCCAATTGTCGTATACTCGCTTTGGAACCATGAGCAGAGTTTCTGGTCGTATGTTGCTTCATATCGCCTCGTTGACTATTTAACGGCTGTAGCCGGATTGCTCGGAGCTATCCTTAGTGGATGGACGATCCGCAAGCTGCGCCAGGGCGGGTACAAAATGTTCTAG
- a CDS encoding NAD(P)/FAD-dependent oxidoreductase, translating to MFATFYGGMRKASVKLIESMPQLGGQIAALYPEKYIYDIAGFPKITGQELVNNLNEQLKLFNPDVRLEEKVLRIEKKEERHFVVTTDKDVHHARAIIITAGVGAFQPRRLELEEAPRFEKTNLHYFVSDMNKFRGRKVLISGGGDSAVDWALMLEPIAEQVTLIHRRDKFRAHEHSVEKLMNSSVQVITPTEIVALHGDERIERVTLAHTKTKETQEIEVDDVVVNFGFVSALGPIAEWGLEIESNSIVVDSKMETSIPGIFAAGDITTYPGKLELIAVGFGEAPTAVNNAKVYVDPEAKLSPGHSSNLKL from the coding sequence ATGTTTGCTACCTTTTATGGCGGTATGAGAAAGGCATCCGTCAAATTGATCGAAAGCATGCCTCAGTTAGGGGGACAAATTGCTGCCCTCTACCCTGAGAAATATATTTACGATATTGCTGGCTTTCCTAAAATAACAGGCCAAGAGCTTGTTAATAACCTGAATGAGCAGTTGAAGCTGTTCAATCCAGATGTTCGTCTGGAAGAGAAGGTACTACGTATTGAGAAGAAGGAAGAGCGTCACTTCGTGGTTACGACAGATAAAGATGTTCATCACGCGCGCGCCATTATTATTACAGCTGGGGTCGGGGCATTCCAGCCTCGACGTCTGGAGCTTGAGGAAGCCCCTCGCTTCGAGAAAACCAATCTGCATTATTTCGTTAGCGATATGAATAAATTCCGCGGACGTAAGGTACTGATCAGCGGCGGCGGCGACTCTGCTGTAGACTGGGCACTGATGCTAGAGCCGATTGCCGAACAGGTTACACTCATTCATCGTCGCGATAAATTCCGGGCGCATGAGCATAGCGTTGAGAAGTTGATGAATTCCAGCGTCCAGGTCATTACGCCGACCGAAATCGTTGCACTGCACGGAGACGAACGGATCGAACGTGTTACGCTCGCGCATACGAAAACGAAAGAGACGCAGGAAATCGAAGTGGATGATGTCGTGGTTAATTTTGGATTCGTATCCGCCCTTGGCCCAATTGCCGAGTGGGGACTTGAAATTGAGTCCAACTCCATCGTCGTCGACTCGAAAATGGAAACTTCGATTCCCGGTATTTTTGCCGCTGGAGACATTACGACATATCCTGGCAAGCTCGAATTGATTGCCGTCGGATTCGGCGAAGCGCCGACAGCTGTGAATAATGCGAAGGTATATGTCGATCCTGAAGCAAAGTTGTCCCCAGGTCACAGTAGTAACTTAAAACTATAG
- a CDS encoding sporulation histidine kinase inhibitor Sda produces the protein MAMLTDEMLLESYQMAKELQLDMEFIALLLAEIHKRNLDMNLAIVH, from the coding sequence TTGGCGATGTTAACAGACGAAATGCTGCTCGAATCCTATCAAATGGCTAAAGAATTACAGCTTGATATGGAGTTCATTGCTCTTCTGTTGGCAGAAATCCATAAGCGTAACCTGGATATGAATTTAGCTATAGTACATTGA
- a CDS encoding YheC/YheD family protein: protein MAGRQLADKWLKTEALLRNPEVALHVPKTRKYSAKALQGVLRQFGMAVIKPVRGGGGYGVIKVFYAGGSYGFTYMSRSRSFKSFDAMFNALNKTKVDRKYIIQQGVQLARIGGRPIDYRVKVAKQNGSWVYRSMLGRLARPGLFVTNLSRGGTQLSAGEGLKRSLGKVSIRKKRGEMRSLTNKCITIMESAFPGVGELGFDYGIDARGKIWIFEVNTRPQ from the coding sequence ATGGCTGGAAGACAGTTAGCCGATAAATGGCTGAAAACAGAAGCTCTTCTAAGGAACCCCGAAGTAGCTCTTCATGTGCCAAAGACTCGGAAGTACAGTGCAAAAGCTCTGCAAGGCGTATTGCGTCAGTTTGGAATGGCGGTTATAAAACCTGTTCGCGGTGGAGGCGGCTACGGAGTTATTAAAGTATTTTATGCAGGTGGGAGCTACGGGTTCACCTATATGTCCCGCAGTCGCTCATTTAAAAGCTTTGATGCGATGTTCAACGCCTTAAATAAAACTAAGGTTGATCGGAAGTATATTATCCAGCAAGGGGTTCAGCTAGCGCGGATAGGGGGGAGACCTATCGATTATCGCGTCAAGGTAGCCAAGCAGAATGGAAGTTGGGTATACCGATCTATGCTGGGCCGCCTTGCCCGTCCGGGTTTATTCGTGACGAATTTATCCAGGGGGGGGACGCAGCTTAGCGCAGGCGAAGGATTAAAACGTTCCCTCGGTAAAGTATCCATACGCAAAAAACGGGGGGAGATGCGCTCGCTCACCAATAAGTGTATTACCATTATGGAGTCGGCTTTCCCTGGTGTTGGCGAGCTAGGCTTTGATTACGGTATTGATGCTAGAGGAAAGATATGGATTTTTGAAGTGAATACTCGTCCTCAATAA
- the hemQ gene encoding hydrogen peroxide-dependent heme synthase, which yields MNEAALTLEGWYALHDFRSMNWTAWRAADDEERAVALEELHACLQEWSSVEEAKNGSTAVYSIVGQKADFVFMHLRETLEELNALENAFNKTTFAKYTVKSYSYVSVVELSNYLASGDGDPKANPEVMARLQPILPKSKHICFYPMNKKRDLSDNWYMLSMDDRRAMMRSHGLIGRSYAGKVKQIITGSVGLDDWEWGVTLFSDDALHFKKLVYEMRFDEVSARFGEFGSFYVGNLLNEQLFEEMLRL from the coding sequence ATGAATGAAGCAGCTTTAACACTGGAGGGCTGGTATGCCCTGCATGATTTCCGCTCTATGAACTGGACTGCCTGGAGAGCAGCTGACGATGAAGAGCGTGCCGTCGCTTTGGAGGAGCTTCATGCCTGCCTCCAAGAATGGAGCAGTGTGGAGGAAGCCAAGAATGGCAGCACAGCGGTATACTCCATCGTAGGGCAGAAAGCCGATTTTGTATTCATGCATCTGCGTGAAACGTTAGAAGAGCTCAATGCACTCGAAAACGCCTTCAATAAAACAACCTTCGCGAAATACACTGTGAAGTCGTATTCTTACGTCAGCGTCGTAGAACTGAGCAACTACTTAGCTTCGGGAGATGGGGATCCTAAAGCCAATCCAGAGGTCATGGCTAGACTCCAACCGATTTTACCGAAATCGAAACATATCTGCTTCTACCCGATGAATAAGAAGCGGGATCTAAGCGATAACTGGTACATGCTGTCCATGGATGACCGCCGCGCTATGATGCGTAGCCATGGTCTGATCGGTCGCAGCTACGCAGGCAAAGTGAAGCAGATTATCACAGGCTCCGTGGGGCTCGATGATTGGGAATGGGGCGTTACCCTGTTCTCGGATGATGCCCTGCACTTTAAGAAACTAGTCTATGAAATGCGCTTTGATGAAGTCAGCGCCCGCTTTGGCGAATTTGGCTCCTTCTACGTCGGCAATCTGTTGAACGAACAGCTCTTTGAAGAGATGCTGAGGCTATAA
- the sipW gene encoding signal peptidase I SipW, with protein sequence MRLIWKTAVQALYCIILLFCVAVIGSILVAKITGDEPSFYGYKLKTVLSGSMEPAIRTGSVIAISTSDIGSGNRFKTGDIITFQADKHRLITHRIIEVRMNKADNNVLYRTQGDNNQAPDSALVSPANIVGAYTGFTIPYAGYFISFAVTKTGSIALLIIPGLLLFLYGAFSICKFISRLEQQLNDRVSPNSGSDHGSG encoded by the coding sequence ATGCGGCTAATATGGAAAACAGCAGTTCAGGCATTGTATTGCATCATCCTTCTTTTTTGTGTTGCTGTCATCGGCTCAATCCTTGTGGCCAAAATAACCGGAGATGAACCGAGCTTCTACGGATATAAACTTAAAACGGTATTATCTGGATCGATGGAACCAGCTATTCGTACAGGATCAGTCATAGCTATATCCACTTCAGATATTGGGTCAGGGAACCGCTTCAAGACCGGCGACATCATCACATTCCAAGCTGATAAGCATCGATTAATCACCCATCGTATCATCGAAGTCAGGATGAATAAAGCAGACAATAACGTTCTCTATCGCACACAAGGAGATAACAATCAAGCTCCTGACAGCGCCCTCGTTAGCCCCGCTAATATTGTTGGAGCTTATACCGGTTTTACGATCCCCTATGCGGGGTACTTCATCAGCTTTGCCGTCACTAAGACAGGCAGCATCGCCCTTCTCATCATTCCGGGGCTGCTTCTCTTCTTATACGGAGCTTTTTCCATATGCAAATTCATTTCCAGGCTAGAGCAGCAGCTTAATGACCGAGTAAGTCCTAATTCCGGTTCGGACCACGGCTCGGGTTAA
- a CDS encoding TasA family protein, with protein sequence MGLKKALSLGIMTAALGLALIGGGTFAYFSDAVETTSTFAAGTLDLNAEPTTIINLDNIKPGDFGIRTFKLLNKGTLDIEKVILHTNYSVINQVGAPENTDDFGKHIKVSFLTNLDKQEDVIYETTLYDLQSLAPDAVENKWQEWFEERGGLKAGTSDNLIVKFEFVDNDEDQNQFQGDSLQLKWTFEARQGAGAAK encoded by the coding sequence ATGGGATTAAAGAAAGCTTTGAGTCTGGGTATTATGACAGCCGCATTGGGGCTGGCTTTGATCGGGGGAGGCACATTTGCTTATTTTAGCGACGCTGTGGAGACGACAAGCACCTTCGCCGCTGGGACACTCGATTTAAACGCTGAGCCAACGACAATTATTAATCTCGATAACATCAAACCTGGCGACTTTGGGATTCGCACCTTCAAGCTGCTAAACAAGGGTACGCTGGATATCGAAAAAGTAATCCTGCACACGAACTACAGCGTCATTAATCAGGTCGGCGCTCCCGAGAATACAGATGATTTCGGAAAACATATCAAAGTGAGCTTCCTGACAAATCTCGATAAGCAGGAAGACGTTATCTATGAAACGACGCTTTATGACTTGCAGTCCCTGGCACCGGATGCCGTTGAAAATAAATGGCAGGAGTGGTTCGAGGAGCGGGGCGGGCTCAAAGCCGGAACCTCGGACAATCTCATTGTTAAATTTGAATTCGTAGACAATGACGAGGATCAAAATCAATTCCAGGGAGATTCCCTACAGCTGAAATGGACTTTTGAAGCAAGGCAAGGAGCTGGCGCTGCCAAATAG
- a CDS encoding NAD(P)/FAD-dependent oxidoreductase yields MSTIPKIVILGAGYGGVLTAQRLQKELNYNEADVTLVNRHDYHYFTTHLHMPAAGTDSIENTRVPISKLIDEFKIDLVKSNVQEIRIADKKVVLQDGTLSYDYLIIALGGEPESFGIPGLGEYAMPIRSINSVRLIRQHIEYQFALYKTDESRTDRLNFVVGGAGFSGIEFVAELADRVPELCKAYDVDPNLVNVYNVEAAPTALPGFDPELVEYAMDVLRKKGVQFKIGVAIKECTPDGVILATGEEIKAATVVWTGGIRGNRLIEAAGFETARGRVKIDEYLRAPEHDNVFIIGDNSLMFNPEGRPYPPTAQIAMQQGVTCAQNVVASIRGKELKKFVFSNKGTVASLGKGEAVASAFGKTYKGWVAAQLKKIVDMRYLFIIGGIPLVLKKGRFF; encoded by the coding sequence ATGAGTACCATACCTAAAATCGTTATTCTAGGAGCAGGTTATGGCGGCGTCTTGACGGCGCAGCGTTTACAAAAAGAATTAAATTATAACGAAGCCGATGTCACCCTGGTGAACCGTCATGATTATCATTATTTCACGACGCATCTGCATATGCCGGCAGCAGGAACGGATTCGATCGAGAATACGCGCGTACCGATCTCTAAGCTGATTGATGAATTCAAAATCGATCTGGTCAAATCGAATGTTCAGGAAATTCGCATTGCGGATAAGAAGGTTGTGCTTCAAGATGGCACATTGTCCTATGACTACCTTATTATAGCGCTTGGTGGCGAACCTGAATCCTTCGGCATACCGGGACTTGGTGAATACGCGATGCCGATCCGCAGTATTAATTCGGTTCGTTTGATCCGTCAACATATTGAGTATCAGTTCGCACTGTACAAAACAGATGAGAGCCGTACAGATCGCCTGAATTTCGTAGTAGGTGGCGCAGGCTTCAGCGGTATCGAGTTCGTTGCCGAGCTGGCCGACCGTGTGCCTGAATTGTGTAAGGCATATGATGTTGATCCTAACCTGGTTAACGTCTATAACGTAGAAGCAGCTCCTACTGCATTGCCGGGCTTTGACCCTGAGCTGGTTGAATATGCCATGGATGTGCTTCGCAAGAAGGGCGTTCAATTCAAAATCGGCGTAGCGATTAAAGAATGTACTCCAGATGGAGTTATCCTTGCTACGGGCGAAGAGATCAAAGCAGCTACTGTCGTATGGACCGGAGGTATCCGCGGTAATCGCCTGATTGAGGCTGCCGGATTCGAAACCGCTCGCGGTCGGGTGAAGATCGACGAGTATCTGCGTGCGCCAGAGCATGACAATGTATTTATTATCGGCGACAACTCGTTGATGTTTAACCCAGAAGGACGTCCGTACCCGCCAACAGCTCAAATTGCTATGCAGCAAGGTGTGACTTGTGCGCAGAACGTCGTCGCTTCTATCCGCGGTAAAGAGCTGAAGAAATTCGTGTTCAGCAACAAGGGTACCGTTGCTTCTCTTGGTAAAGGTGAAGCTGTTGCATCTGCATTCGGCAAGACATACAAAGGCTGGGTCGCTGCTCAGTTGAAGAAGATAGTGGACATGCGTTATCTATTCATCATCGGCGGCATTCCGCTTGTCTTGAAGAAAGGCAGATTCTTTTAA